One segment of Longimicrobiales bacterium DNA contains the following:
- a CDS encoding serine hydrolase has protein sequence MREPTGRCRRRTRLIPDCILLAVASLATAYPAHRVHAQVVAAEAPAPTAFADAIAQARATVTAVMDEQSIPGMSVAVLIDGDVVWSEGFGFANLEHRVPVTTLTRMRIGSVSKPVTAAAIGRLVEQGRLDLDAPVQRYVPSFPEKRWPITTRQAAGHTAGIRHYRGGEFLSRDRYPTVTEGLAIFQDDTLLFQPGTGYQYSSYGWNLVSAVIEGATGEEFLEHMRREVFEPLGLRSIVAEHTDSIIQHRADFYERDDESGRVLNAEYVDNSYKWAGGGFISNTEDMVRFGWAHLDGSFLRPGTVAELFTSQRIADGSATNYGIGWRSGTDTAGRRWVGHTGGSVGGRAILTLYPDARVVVAALANLGSAPMTPELAERLAAPFISAAADRVGSAANPRGASYDLLLRNGRIVDGTGNPWYVGDIAVRGDEIVHIAPTIDGSAKRVIDLAGQVIAPGFIDIHTHARRGIFERPTADNYVRQGVTTLVEGPDGSSPLPLAPFLAALDSLGTSVNMASFVGQGSVRSEVMGNADRAATPAEIEQMRAIVRRSMEEGAFGLSSGLFYTPGAFTPTAEVVELARVAGALGGIHISHMRDEAAGVVTSVEETIRIGEEGGLPTQVTHHKVVGPGYWGASVETLRRVDEARARGVDATIDQYPYTASSTSVQSALLPAWALEGDRAAVRARLNDAATRARIRAESAEIIRLERGGGDPKNVVIVRCSWDPSLAGKTLADVTRQRGMEPTLENAAETVLWITAQGGCSGVFHAMNEDDIERIMRHPATMIASDGEIPEPGSGHPHPRSYGTFARVLGTYVRERGTLTLEEAVRKMSAFPAQRLGLEDRGVLRPGMKADFAVFDPARVRDVATFDQPHQYAEGFSLVVVNGAVVFEDGRMTDARPGRVLYGPGTLLH, from the coding sequence ATGAGAGAGCCGACCGGACGGTGCCGCCGACGCACCCGTCTCATTCCTGACTGCATCCTGCTCGCTGTGGCGAGCCTGGCCACGGCGTACCCGGCGCACCGCGTCCACGCGCAGGTCGTGGCCGCCGAGGCACCTGCGCCGACCGCCTTTGCCGATGCGATCGCGCAGGCCCGGGCGACCGTGACCGCAGTCATGGACGAGCAATCGATCCCGGGCATGTCGGTCGCGGTCCTGATTGATGGTGACGTCGTCTGGTCCGAGGGCTTCGGCTTTGCCAACCTGGAGCACCGCGTTCCGGTCACCACGCTGACGCGCATGCGGATCGGCAGTGTATCGAAGCCGGTCACGGCCGCTGCGATCGGCCGCCTGGTCGAGCAGGGGCGGCTCGATCTCGATGCGCCCGTCCAGCGCTACGTCCCGTCCTTCCCCGAAAAGCGCTGGCCGATCACCACGCGGCAGGCCGCCGGACACACGGCCGGCATCCGCCACTACCGGGGCGGCGAGTTCCTCAGCCGGGACCGCTACCCGACGGTGACGGAAGGGCTCGCGATCTTCCAGGACGACACGCTGCTGTTCCAGCCCGGCACCGGCTATCAGTACTCGAGCTACGGCTGGAACCTGGTGAGCGCCGTGATCGAGGGCGCAACGGGCGAGGAGTTCCTGGAGCACATGCGACGCGAAGTCTTCGAGCCGCTCGGCCTGCGCTCGATCGTCGCCGAGCACACCGACAGTATCATCCAGCATCGCGCAGACTTCTACGAGCGCGACGATGAGAGCGGGCGCGTGCTCAACGCCGAATACGTCGACAACAGCTACAAGTGGGCGGGCGGCGGGTTCATCTCGAACACCGAGGACATGGTTCGCTTCGGCTGGGCCCACCTGGACGGCAGCTTCCTCCGGCCCGGGACCGTCGCCGAGCTCTTCACGTCACAGCGTATCGCGGACGGCTCCGCGACGAACTACGGCATCGGCTGGCGGTCGGGAACCGATACGGCGGGTCGCCGCTGGGTCGGACACACGGGCGGCTCCGTGGGAGGCCGTGCGATCCTGACCCTTTATCCGGATGCGCGCGTGGTCGTGGCCGCACTCGCGAACCTCGGGTCGGCGCCGATGACGCCGGAGCTCGCGGAGCGCCTCGCGGCGCCATTCATCTCGGCTGCTGCCGATCGCGTCGGTTCAGCAGCGAACCCCCGGGGTGCCAGCTACGACCTCCTGCTGCGCAACGGCCGCATCGTCGACGGCACCGGCAACCCCTGGTACGTCGGCGACATCGCGGTGCGGGGTGACGAGATCGTGCACATCGCCCCTACCATCGACGGCAGCGCGAAGCGCGTGATCGACCTGGCCGGCCAGGTCATCGCACCGGGCTTCATCGACATCCACACGCATGCGCGCCGTGGCATCTTCGAACGCCCGACAGCCGACAACTACGTGCGGCAGGGCGTGACGACGCTGGTCGAGGGGCCTGACGGCAGCTCACCGCTGCCACTCGCACCGTTCCTCGCCGCGCTCGATTCACTCGGCACGTCCGTCAACATGGCCAGCTTCGTCGGACAGGGATCCGTCCGGTCCGAAGTGATGGGGAACGCAGACCGCGCCGCTACGCCTGCCGAGATCGAACAGATGCGCGCGATCGTCCGCCGCTCGATGGAGGAGGGCGCATTCGGCCTGAGCTCCGGCCTGTTCTACACGCCCGGTGCGTTCACCCCGACAGCCGAGGTGGTCGAGCTCGCCCGCGTAGCGGGCGCACTGGGTGGCATCCACATCTCGCACATGCGCGACGAAGCCGCGGGCGTGGTGACCAGCGTCGAGGAGACGATCCGCATCGGCGAGGAGGGCGGGCTGCCGACGCAGGTGACGCATCACAAGGTCGTGGGACCCGGGTACTGGGGCGCAAGCGTCGAGACACTGCGGCGAGTCGACGAGGCGCGCGCCCGCGGAGTCGACGCGACCATCGACCAGTACCCCTACACGGCGTCGAGCACCAGCGTGCAGTCGGCGCTGCTTCCGGCCTGGGCGCTGGAGGGCGACCGCGCCGCCGTGCGCGCACGCCTGAACGATGCCGCGACGCGGGCACGCATCCGGGCGGAGTCCGCCGAGATCATCCGCCTCGAGCGCGGCGGCGGCGATCCGAAGAACGTGGTGATCGTACGATGCTCGTGGGACCCGTCGCTCGCAGGGAAAACCCTCGCCGACGTGACCCGGCAGCGCGGGATGGAGCCGACGCTCGAGAACGCGGCCGAAACGGTCCTCTGGATCACCGCACAGGGCGGCTGCAGCGGCGTGTTCCACGCCATGAACGAGGACGACATCGAACGCATCATGCGGCATCCCGCAACGATGATCGCGAGCGATGGTGAGATCCCGGAGCCGGGCAGCGGCCACCCGCACCCGAGGAGCTACGGCACCTTCGCGCGGGTGCTCGGCACCTACGTGCGCGAGCGCGGAACGCTCACGCTCGAAGAAGCCGTGCGGAAGATGTCGGCGTTTCCCGCACAGCGGCTCGGACTGGAAGATCGCGGTGTGCTGCGTCCGGGGATGAAGGCGGACTTCGCCGTGTTCGATCCGGCTCGCGTGCGTGACGTCGCCACGTTCGATCAGCCCCACCAGTACGCCGAGGGCTTCTCACTCGTCGTCGTGAATGGCGCGGTCGTCTTCGAGGATGGGCGCATGACCGATGCGCGGCCGGGGCGGGTGCTGTACGGACCCGGAACGCTGCTGCACTGA
- a CDS encoding RagB/SusD family nutrient uptake outer membrane protein → MRHTKVLTLALLLPVAAGSTACSDFLGLEPHQSVSDAIYFQTVDDFRAAIVGVYDAMQSNAWYGRSMYIMSDIMGEDIKKNSTANRYKEFADFEGQVISGHMYERELWAAVYQGIDRLNRMINAEFTPPASQQAEYNQIIGEAYALRGLAYFDLARMYAQHYTFTADAGHPGVPIVLASDITARPGRSTVAEVYGQAVADLTAGLGRMTTDRHPPFMMSRSGAQAILSRIYLYMEDWGRAVAMADSVIGSNKYTLATGATYVSQFSIGASPEAIFELEYNSADRQGNEGIGGMYRASGYGDYLPSKDLLNLIPPGDVRNDVFVVDPLLTGIYASMRVNKWPLAPGDDNIPVIRLSEVYLNRAEANARLGNTAAAQADLDLIRKRGLATAPDVTATGQALLDEILIERRIELVGEGHRIHDLMRHKQDIVRVDNTSTRASMSYPCNFCILPIPFEEVDVNPNITQNAGY, encoded by the coding sequence ATGAGGCATACGAAGGTCCTGACACTGGCGCTGCTCCTGCCGGTTGCGGCGGGAAGCACGGCGTGCTCCGACTTCCTCGGCCTGGAGCCGCACCAGTCCGTGTCGGACGCGATCTACTTCCAGACCGTCGATGATTTCCGCGCCGCGATCGTCGGCGTGTACGACGCGATGCAGTCCAACGCCTGGTACGGACGCAGCATGTACATCATGTCCGACATCATGGGCGAGGACATCAAGAAGAACAGCACGGCGAACCGGTACAAGGAATTCGCCGACTTCGAGGGCCAGGTGATCTCCGGCCACATGTACGAGCGCGAGCTGTGGGCCGCCGTGTACCAGGGGATCGATCGGCTCAACCGGATGATCAACGCGGAGTTCACGCCGCCCGCATCGCAGCAGGCCGAGTACAACCAGATCATCGGTGAAGCGTACGCCCTGCGCGGGCTCGCGTACTTCGACCTCGCGCGGATGTACGCCCAGCACTACACGTTCACGGCCGATGCCGGTCACCCGGGCGTGCCGATCGTGCTGGCGTCGGACATCACCGCGCGCCCGGGTCGGAGCACGGTGGCGGAGGTGTACGGGCAGGCCGTGGCCGACCTCACGGCGGGCCTCGGCCGGATGACCACCGATCGCCATCCGCCGTTCATGATGTCCAGGAGCGGCGCGCAGGCCATACTCTCCCGGATCTACCTGTACATGGAGGACTGGGGCAGGGCTGTGGCCATGGCGGACTCGGTGATCGGGAGTAACAAGTACACACTGGCCACCGGTGCAACGTATGTCAGCCAGTTCTCCATCGGTGCTTCGCCGGAGGCCATCTTCGAGCTCGAGTACAACTCCGCGGACCGCCAGGGCAACGAGGGCATTGGAGGGATGTACCGCGCGAGCGGCTACGGTGACTACCTGCCGTCGAAGGATCTGCTCAACCTGATCCCGCCGGGCGACGTCCGGAACGACGTGTTCGTCGTCGATCCGCTGCTTACCGGCATCTACGCGAGCATGCGCGTGAACAAGTGGCCGCTGGCGCCCGGCGATGACAACATCCCCGTCATCCGGCTCTCGGAAGTGTACCTGAACCGTGCCGAGGCCAACGCCCGCCTCGGGAACACGGCGGCGGCGCAGGCAGACCTGGATCTGATCCGCAAGCGTGGGCTCGCCACGGCACCGGACGTGACCGCGACGGGGCAGGCGCTTCTCGACGAGATCCTGATCGAGCGAAGGATCGAGCTGGTCGGTGAGGGGCACCGCATCCACGACCTGATGAGACACAAGCAGGACATCGTGCGCGTCGACAACACGAGCACACGCGCTTCGATGTCGTATCCGTGCAACTTCTGCATTCTGCCGATTCCGTTCGAGGAGGTGGACGTGAATCCGAACATTACGCAGAACGCCGGCTACTAG